The genomic interval CCGTCTTGATCGCCTCGATCGTCGCAAGGATGTCGCCGAACTCCTGGTCGAGCAGACCGTTCAAATCATCTTCCATTTCCGTGCGGATGATTTCCGGCAGTTCGGCGAGGCGGGTGAGGGCTTCGTAGGTTCGTTGCAGTTCGCCAAGTTGGTCCGTGAGCGTCGCAAGCTGTTCGCGGAGCTGCGTCAGCTGCTCGTTCTGCAGGATCTCGTCTTCGATCATCTGCCGGAGCTGCTGGATGTTTTGCGCGATGTTCTGGGTGTCGACGACGGGCACGCCTTGCGCGAAGGCAGGTGAGAGAGCTCCCAGATGCAGGCCGATCCCGAGCGTTGCGGCCAAGGCCGTTCTCAGAAACTTCCGTCCCATCATTCAATCTCCCTGATCGTGAATTCCATGAAGGCGCCTTCGGCCATGTGGGCGCTGGCCTGCGCCAGCTCTTCGGCGGAAAGCACGCGGGTCCGTGCTGCCTGAAGTCTGATGCGGGCGGCAACGAGACGTACGAGTTCGGCGCGGGCATAGGTATTGAGCGCGATGCTTTCCTGAACGTCTTCGGTTTCGGAAATCCGCTCGACGATTTCTTGGATGCGTAGGGCGGCTTGGCGGATCGCGGCGGGCGAGTTGCTGCCATAAAAGGCGGCCCCATGCCCGGTGATCGAGAGGTTGGCATTGGCCAGCAGAGCGGGGTCGATCGTGCCGAGCGCTTCGATTCCACCGATGCGGCTCAGGTAGAGATTGTAGCGTTCGGGAATGACCTGGACGTAATGCTGGGTTTCGGCAAAGGGCGGCACCCCACCATATTCGAACACGCGGCCGGGTCCGGCGTTGTAGGCCGCGAGCGCGTTGATGATGTTTCCGTCGAAGGTGTTCAGTTGCGTTGCGAGGTAACGCGCGCCGCCATGCAACTGCAGGTAGGGGCTGTCATAGTATTCCGGGTTGATGCCGAGATCGCTGGCGGTGCCCGGCATGATCTGGGTGAGGCCAAAGGCACCGACCGGAGAGCGCGCGCCGATGATGAAGCGGCTTTCCTGCCAGATGAGCGCCTGCAGCAAGGCGCGCCATTGGACAAGCGAGAGACCCGCGCGCCCCACGCCCGCAAACCCGCCGGTCTCCTGGGCCACGCGGATGATGAGCTGCTCGATGTTTTCTGCCGCATCCCCGAACATCTGCACACCGCCGGGATTGGGATCGATCTCGGCATTTCCATAGACGGCTTCAACAGAACGTGCGGGATCACCGCTGCCGTTTTCCAACCCCGAGACCATGACCGGCAGGCCCTGGCCGCCAAAGCTGGTCTGGGCATCGAGGATGCGCTGCAGGGTTTCCAGCTGCTCGCGTTCGATTTCAGCGATGAGTTCGCGCAAGGCGAGCTTGTCGGACTGGATGGCGAGGTCAACCTCGCGATCGCCGGTCTCGACGATATCGCGTGCGGTCAGCCCGCTGTCATTGGTCGGCACACCTTGGGACAAGGCGATGCCGGGGAGCAGGCAAAGGGCCAGGATATGAGGCAGCCTAGACCTCAACGTCGCCTACCAATGCGCCGAGGGGCGTGAAGCTGCAATCCGGCGCGACGGGCGCCGTCGAGGCCAGGAAGGTGAAGCAATTGGCCTGCGGTTCCTTGTATTGGGCGCAAGAGGCCAAAGCGCCGAGCGCGGCGAGAAGCAACAAAATGCGTGTCATGAAAGCCTCCAGAAGTCAGAGCGGTCGCGGTAATCGGCGCCGACGAGCGTTTCACCTTTTTCCATGCCGCCGAGGATGGTGAGATTGGGCCCGAGGGCGCTCAGATCGGCATCAACGACGATGGATCCCTGGTCGTCGCGGATGAGAGCAAGGCGGCTGTCGCTGCCGGTGTTGAGAAGCACATCGAGTTCCTTCTCATAGAGGTTCAGCATCGCGTAGTCGGCGGCATGGGCTCGGATGTTCGGAAGCAGGATTTGCGTTGGGACAGCCTCGACGATGGTCTTGCCGGTGCGCGTGCGCTCGAGCTGACTGGCGTATTGGGTCATCATCACCGCGACGGTGTTCTGCTTGCGCGCGGTGACCAGCCAGTTCGACAGCCGTTCGGCGAAATACGCGTTATCGAGGGCCTTCCAGGCCTCGTCGATCACGATGATAGTGGGGCGACGGTCCTCGATCTCGCGCTCCACCCGGCGGAAGAGATAGGAGAGGACGGCCATGCGCTCCTTCTCGGCCTCGCTGTCGAGAATGCCGGTGAGATCGAAGCCCACCACATCGCCTTCCAGCGAGAACGTGTCTTCCAACGTCTGGCCGAATATCCAGCCGTAGCGACCCTCTTCGGTCCACTCAAACAGGCGCTGATGCAGATCGCCACCATCGTCGGTGGAGACGAAGAGCGATGCAAAATCCCGCCAGTTCCGCAGGGCTGGGTTGGAAGCCTGCGCGTTCTGGCGCACGACTTCCTGGATGCGATTGGTCTGGGCTGGCGTGAGCGGTTTGTCGGCGCGATAGAGCAGGGTGGCGAGCCAGTCCGACAGCCACGCCGTGCCGCGTGCATCGGTCTCTGTCCAAAGCGGGTTGAGCCCCGTGGGCTGGCCGGCTTTCAAGGACGCATAGCGCCCGCCATTGGCGCGGACCGCCATCTCCATACCGAGACGGTAGTCGAAGACGAAGATCCGCGCCCCTGCTCGACGGGCCTGTGTCATGAGGAATGCCGAAAGCACCGACTTGCCCGAGCCGGGCCGTCCCATGATCAGTGTATGCCCGCTGGTCGGTTCTTTGTCGGGCGATCCTTGTTCGTGGTAGGAAAACCGATAGGCGCTTTGCTCGGGTGTGGGCAGATAGGTGATGACCTTGCCCCAGGGGGTTTTCTCAGCAGGCTTGCCAAGCTGGGTCCGATGAAATGCTGCGAAATCCGCGAAGTTGCGGTTGGTGATCGCACTGGCGCGCACGCGCTTGGGCTGGTTGCCGGGATGCTGGCTGAGATAGTGGGCTTTTGCGGCGACACGCTCGCCGATCATCTTCACGCCCTCAGTCGCGGCGGCATTGACGATCTCGGCGCTGAGTGTCTGCAACTCTTCGAGCGTGTCACAGAAGATCGTTACGACCATATGGTGCTCGCCGAAGCTCTGCCGCTTGGCCTCGAGATCATCGGCGGCGATGTCGAGTGCTTCCATGAGCGAGAGAGCCGCGTCCTGGCTGGCCTGCATCTGGCGTTTTTGCCGCTTGATGCGACCCGCCATGAGGTTCGAATTGATCGGCGTGAAGGAGTGCGTGACGATCATGTCGACCGGCAGATTCAGCATGTCGAACATGGTGCAGGAGGTGGCTTCCGAATATTCCCCGATGGTGAAACTCTTGCCGTAGCGATGGCCCACAACGCCTTCGGAAAGCTCGAAATGGTCGCCGTGGAACGTCACGCGGGTATTGGCGACGTTAAAAGACAGGAAGCCGAAGGTGTTCGCCGGATAGAGCGGCAATTCTTGGCCGGTGTTGAGTGCCCCCAGAAACCCGATCAACTCGCCGGACTTGGCCGTAAGCACGCGCGGGTTCAACTCCGTCAGGCCCGACAGGAAGACATTCACGGCCTCGCCCAGACGACGCAGACGCCTCTCGGTGGCCTCTTTCAGCCGGTCCGGCGCGCTACGGTTCAGGAAGGGCAGGACGCTCTTGGGTGGCGGGCGATGGATGACGGTGAGCGTCAAGGTTTTGTCTCGCATCCCGCTGCTCTTGAGCTTCGCGCGCCAGAGCCGATCCACCTTGCCCGCAAAGCCGTCTTCACGAATTGGCTCTAGTTCCGGCACGATCGCCTTGGAAACCTTGTGGATGTAGTAGCTGAACTCCGGCCCCAGTTGTGCGATGATCCGGGCAAAGAGCGCCGTCACCTTGTCGAGATAGGCATCGTCTGTCGTGTAGCTATTGACCCCATCGAGCCGTATGCACTGGAAAAGCTCGTTGACCCGCGTCCGCACGGTGCGGTCAGCAACCAGGCTCACGTAGGGCAGCATATGCGCGAGGCGGGTTTCACGTGCATACCAGTCCGGCGTCATCGTGCGGAGATCGAGCGCTTCGTCCAGGGTTTCATTAGGGCGCATAGCTGTCCCCGCCGTGAATACTGCGATTCCGGGTGGGTGGTGTTTCCTGCAACGCTGTCATCATCACGTCGATGAAGCGCGGATCCCAGTCCGCGGCTTTCCAAAGCACGGGATAGAGCACGGCGGCACCGCCCAGTATCGCGATATGCTGGATCCAGACGAAGAGAAGCACCGAGCCGAAAAGCCAGACCATCGCATACATGATGGGCAGGCCCAGAAGCTTGGGCGGGCGCACGAGGCCGAGAAAAAGGGGTGAGTGTTCAGCCATGGAAACCCTCAGCCACCAAAGACCGCGGCAACGATGGTGGGAGCGGCGGCGACCCCGGCGATGCCGACAAGCACCCAGAGCGCCTGGCGCAGATCGATGATGTTGAAGAACCAGCTTAGGAAGACGCCCAGCACAGCGAGCGTGGCGATGACGACGCCAAGCGGGCCGGTCAGCGCATCGACGATGCCTTGCAGCAGGCTCTGGATCGGCGAGAGGTCGATGCTCTGCGCGAGGGCCGGTTCTGCAATGAGCAGGAAGAGCGCGAGCGAGGCAATAAACACGTTAGATATATGTCTCATGAATTTGATCCTTCCAATCGGGCCACGCCGGCCATGACACGGGCCACGTGGTTCTGGGTTTCTCGGTATGGGGGAATGCCGCCGTACTGGCGAACCGCGTCTGGGCCGGCATTATAGGCTGCGAGGGCAAGACGCGGATCGCCGAACGTTTCCAGCATCATCGCGAGGTAGCGGGCAGACCCGTCGAGGTTCTGAAGTGGGTCATGCGGGTCGACGTCCAGAACGCGCGCCGTTGCGGGCATCAATTGACCAAGACCAATGGCGCCAGCGCTCGAGACCGCATCCTGCCGGTAAGCGCTCTCGACCTCGATATTGGCGCGGTAGAGGGTCAGCCAATCGCGAACCGAGAGCTCCGCGCGGCGCAGCCCGGGATGGCTTGCGTAGCGAAGTGCGGTGGCCTCAATGGCCGTGAGAACATCGGCGTGGGGCAGGGGTGCCGGACGGGCGAGTGCTGCAAAACGCAACGCGTCAGGTTCAATAGCTGGTTCATCTTCACCGAGGATTGCCAGCTCATCAGCCGCCGAACCCTGGCCAATGCCGTCATTGTAATTGCGGGCAAAGCTGTCCTGGGAGCGGGACGGGGTCAGAGAGCCATCGCTCTCCATGACCAGTACCATCTGCGCAGAGGCGGGACCCGCCAGAAACCAGAAAAGGAGAAGGCTGCTAGCTGCCGCCCTTGTCGGTCGCAGCCAGCTTTTGCGTGGTCCGCTGACCTTTTTCGAGCGGCACATCGGCGTGGGAAAAACCAATTCCGATG from Roseovarius sp. THAF9 carries:
- a CDS encoding type IV secretion system DNA-binding domain-containing protein, with the protein product MRPNETLDEALDLRTMTPDWYARETRLAHMLPYVSLVADRTVRTRVNELFQCIRLDGVNSYTTDDAYLDKVTALFARIIAQLGPEFSYYIHKVSKAIVPELEPIREDGFAGKVDRLWRAKLKSSGMRDKTLTLTVIHRPPPKSVLPFLNRSAPDRLKEATERRLRRLGEAVNVFLSGLTELNPRVLTAKSGELIGFLGALNTGQELPLYPANTFGFLSFNVANTRVTFHGDHFELSEGVVGHRYGKSFTIGEYSEATSCTMFDMLNLPVDMIVTHSFTPINSNLMAGRIKRQKRQMQASQDAALSLMEALDIAADDLEAKRQSFGEHHMVVTIFCDTLEELQTLSAEIVNAAATEGVKMIGERVAAKAHYLSQHPGNQPKRVRASAITNRNFADFAAFHRTQLGKPAEKTPWGKVITYLPTPEQSAYRFSYHEQGSPDKEPTSGHTLIMGRPGSGKSVLSAFLMTQARRAGARIFVFDYRLGMEMAVRANGGRYASLKAGQPTGLNPLWTETDARGTAWLSDWLATLLYRADKPLTPAQTNRIQEVVRQNAQASNPALRNWRDFASLFVSTDDGGDLHQRLFEWTEEGRYGWIFGQTLEDTFSLEGDVVGFDLTGILDSEAEKERMAVLSYLFRRVEREIEDRRPTIIVIDEAWKALDNAYFAERLSNWLVTARKQNTVAVMMTQYASQLERTRTGKTIVEAVPTQILLPNIRAHAADYAMLNLYEKELDVLLNTGSDSRLALIRDDQGSIVVDADLSALGPNLTILGGMEKGETLVGADYRDRSDFWRLS
- a CDS encoding lytic transglycosylase domain-containing protein; amino-acid sequence: MVLVMESDGSLTPSRSQDSFARNYNDGIGQGSAADELAILGEDEPAIEPDALRFAALARPAPLPHADVLTAIEATALRYASHPGLRRAELSVRDWLTLYRANIEVESAYRQDAVSSAGAIGLGQLMPATARVLDVDPHDPLQNLDGSARYLAMMLETFGDPRLALAAYNAGPDAVRQYGGIPPYRETQNHVARVMAGVARLEGSNS
- a CDS encoding lytic transglycosylase domain-containing protein, encoding MRSRLPHILALCLLPGIALSQGVPTNDSGLTARDIVETGDREVDLAIQSDKLALRELIAEIEREQLETLQRILDAQTSFGGQGLPVMVSGLENGSGDPARSVEAVYGNAEIDPNPGGVQMFGDAAENIEQLIIRVAQETGGFAGVGRAGLSLVQWRALLQALIWQESRFIIGARSPVGAFGLTQIMPGTASDLGINPEYYDSPYLQLHGGARYLATQLNTFDGNIINALAAYNAGPGRVFEYGGVPPFAETQHYVQVIPERYNLYLSRIGGIEALGTIDPALLANANLSITGHGAAFYGSNSPAAIRQAALRIQEIVERISETEDVQESIALNTYARAELVRLVAARIRLQAARTRVLSAEELAQASAHMAEGAFMEFTIREIE
- a CDS encoding type IV secretion system protein VirB3 — its product is MAEHSPLFLGLVRPPKLLGLPIMYAMVWLFGSVLLFVWIQHIAILGGAAVLYPVLWKAADWDPRFIDVMMTALQETPPTRNRSIHGGDSYAP
- a CDS encoding TrbC/VirB2 family protein, which codes for MRHISNVFIASLALFLLIAEPALAQSIDLSPIQSLLQGIVDALTGPLGVVIATLAVLGVFLSWFFNIIDLRQALWVLVGIAGVAAAPTIVAAVFGG